Proteins encoded by one window of Planctomycetota bacterium:
- a CDS encoding PEP-CTERM sorting domain-containing protein encodes MQARTILVAVAAMLLAVGTAQASWSLQNDFSTTSNPNGDWSYGHSENGFTLYTIHSSSTWSTSSNEACIWKNLESSTYLGVLPGEVALHPALHGEQSIARWTSPLDGSITVTGTFGAGDTGKVDTLIYLTRGVGAPQLLFSVYDTPNSQPFNLTPLVGDGDRLDFIVGRGTDGYSSDSTPLSATITPEPATLSLLALGGLAVLGCRKRK; translated from the coding sequence AAGCGAGGACGATTCTTGTTGCGGTTGCGGCGATGCTGCTGGCGGTCGGCACGGCCCAGGCGAGTTGGTCTCTGCAAAACGACTTCAGCACCACAAGCAATCCCAACGGCGACTGGTCCTATGGCCACTCAGAGAATGGGTTCACCCTGTATACGATACACAGTAGTTCCACGTGGTCCACCAGTAGCAATGAGGCCTGCATATGGAAGAACCTGGAAAGCAGTACATACCTTGGTGTGCTGCCGGGCGAGGTCGCGCTCCACCCGGCCTTGCATGGCGAACAGTCGATCGCGAGATGGACTTCACCTCTGGATGGTTCCATCACTGTCACTGGTACGTTTGGGGCCGGCGACACGGGCAAAGTGGACACGTTGATCTATCTGACCAGAGGCGTGGGAGCCCCTCAACTGCTCTTCTCGGTTTATGATACGCCAAACAGCCAGCCCTTCAACCTGACGCCTCTGGTGGGTGATGGGGACAGACTGGACTTCATCGTCGGCCGCGGCACGGACGGCTACAGCTCTGACAGCACGCCGCTTTCGGCCACGATCACCCCCGAGCCGGCCACGCTGTCGCTGCTGGCCCTGGGCGGGCTGGCGGTGCTTGGTTGCCGCAAGAGGAAGTGA